A genomic stretch from Aedes albopictus strain Foshan chromosome 2, AalbF5, whole genome shotgun sequence includes:
- the LOC115254606 gene encoding keratin, type I cytoskeletal 9-like: MKAFVVLCMVLAVVSCVVVGDSNRKRRRGPLSKLYGDESSSESEEYERRPVSPKKRYQRKTPSFSGGPSYGTVSFSHGLQKGYSNLSGGYGKSSGSFDEEHEESFQSSSVSKGFGHDSGDDGHEEEGSSLSGGYGKSSGGFGGGFGKSSGGGGGHKESSGSFGGGHELSFGGFGGGHGKGSGSSGGGHGQSFGGFDEGHQQSSGGGFKKGSDSDEDDGLSFGSFDHGHEQSSGGFGGKQKQSSGSFGGGHQSFGGFGGGKSSSSIGGGHGKSSASSGGGHGSSSFSYQNIKHVADPFPVKVQKDVPVPVKVPYPVKVEKSSPLVVEKEIPFVVEKKVPYEVDRPVPYPVEEKVPVVQKKYIKVPKPYPVKIVKPVPEYIEKPIYITKYVPVTFHIKKKKH; the protein is encoded by the exons ATGAAG GCGTTCGTAGTGCTGTGTATGGTATTGGCTGTGGTTTCTTGTGTGGTTGTAGGTGATTCCAACAGAAAGAGAAGGCGAGGTCCTTTGAGTAAACTATACGGAGACGAATCATCAAGTGAAAGTGAAGAATACGAACGTCGTCCTGTTAGTCCGAAGAAAAGATACCAGCGAAAAACGCCCAGCTTCAGTGGAGGACCCAGCTACGGCACTGTCAGCTTCAGCCATGGACTACAAAAAGGATATTCCAACTTGAGTGGGGGCTACGGGAAAAGTTCTGGCAGCTTCGATGAAGAGCATGAAGAGAGTTTTCAGTCGTCTAGTGTAAGCAAGGGATTCGGTCATGACTCTGGTGATGATGGGCATGAAGAAGAAGGTTCCAGCCTAAGTGGAGGGTACGGGAAGAGTTCCGGAGGCTTCGGTGGCGGATTTGGGAAGAGTTCTGGTGGCGGTGGAGGGCATAAAGAAAGTTCTGGAAGCTTTGGCGGAGGACATGAACTGAGTTTTGGCGGCTTTGGAGGAGGACACGGAAAAGGCTCTGGCAGTTCTGGTGGAGGACATGGACAGAGCTTCGGCGGCTTTGACGAGGGACATCAGCAAAGCTCTGGTGGGGGATTCAAAAAGGGTTCTGACTCCGATGAAGACGATGGGCTGAGTTTTGGCAGCTTCGATCATGGTCATGAGCAGAGTTCCGGCGGATTTGGTGGAAAACAAAAGCAGAGTTCTGGCAGTTTTGGTGGAGGACACCAAAGTTTTGGAGGTTTCGGAGGTGGAAAGAGCTCTAGCAGCATTGGCGGAGGCCATGGGAAGAGTTCTGCCAGTTCTGGAGGAGGACATGGTTCCTCCAGCTTCAGCTACCAAAACATTAAGCACGTTGCCGATCCTTTTCCAGTTAAAGTTCAAAAGGACGTTCCAGTTCCAGTGAAGGTGCCATATCCAGTCAAAGTAGAGAAGAGTTCCCCGCTAGTTGTAGAGAAAGAAATTCCGTTTGTGGTGGAGAAAAAAGTGCCATATGAAGTCGATCGTCCTGTCCCATATCCAGTAGAAGAGAAGGTCCCAGTAGTTCAGAAGAAATACATCAAAGTCCCAAAGCCGTATCCAGTTAAGATTGTGAAACCTGTTCCAGAGTATATCGAAAAACCAATTTATATCACAAAGTATGTGCCTGTAACATTCCATATCAAGAAGAAAAAACACTGA